ACCGATGCGAATCTTCTTCATGACTTCCTCAAGGGTAGCACCGCGCCGAGGGCGCGGCTCACGTTTGCAGCACGCCGGTCTTGAACTCACCCAGGTCCGGGTTGAGCGCGGCGCAGGCGAGAGATCGGGAGATCACCGCACGGGTGTCGGCGGGATCGATGATGGCGTCCACCCACAGCCGGGCGGCGGCGTAGCGGGGGTCGGAGGTGTGTTCGTAATGGCTCTCGATGCGGCGCAGCATCTCCTGCTTCTCCTCCTCCGGCACCTCGCGGTTGCGCAGCTGGATGGAGAGCAGAGTCTTGCTCGCCTGGGAGCCGCCCATGACGGCGATGGTGGCGGAGGGCCAGGCGTAGAGGAAGCGAGCTCCGTAGGCTTTGCCGCACATGGCGTAGTTGCCGGCGCCGAAGGAGTTGCCGGTGAACAGGGTGATCTTGGGGACGACGGAGTTGGCCACCGCATTGACCATCTTGGCGCCGTCCTTGATGATCCCGCCTCTCTCCGCCCGGGTGCCCACCATGAAGCCGGTGACGTCCTGGATGAAGAGCAGGGGAATTCCCTTCTGATTGCACAGCTCGACGAAGCGGGCGCCCTTGTCTGCCGAGTCGGAGTAGATGACGCCGCCGATCTGCAGCTCCTTCTCCGAGGGCTGGATGCCGGTTTTGCGTTTGACGATGCTGCGCTGGTTGGCGACGATGCCCACGGCCCAGCCGTCGATCCAGCCGGTGCCGCAGATCAGGCTCTGGCCGTAGCTCTGCTTGAATTCGTCGAATTGGCTGTCGTCGAGGAGCCGGGCGAGCAGCTCGCGGGTGTCGTAGGGGCGGCTGCGGTCTTCCGGCAGCACTCCCTGGAGCTCCTCCGTGGGATAGCGCGGCGACTGCGCCTCGCGGCGGGCGAAGGGGCTCGCCGGTGGCGGGGCCAGCTGCTCGAGCTGGCGGCGGATGGCCTCC
This is a stretch of genomic DNA from Acidobacteriota bacterium. It encodes these proteins:
- a CDS encoding acyl-CoA carboxylase subunit beta; the encoded protein is MESVLAEDSRFEARCEHWRQRLAELEEEQQTIRLGGGEKRQEKQRAKGKMTARERVAALCDPDAEFLELGLWAAYEMYEEHGGVPAAGVVTGIGEVHGRQVMVVANDATVKAGAWFPMTAKKVLRAQEIALENRLPVVYLVDSAGVFLPMQDEIFPDKEHFGRAFYNNARLSAEGIFQVAAIMGPCVAGGAYLPIMSDESHIVEGTGSIYLAGPHLVKAAIGEVVGQEELGGAEVQVDVSGVVDHRHESDGDCLEAIRRQLEQLAPPPASPFARREAQSPRYPTEELQGVLPEDRSRPYDTRELLARLLDDSQFDEFKQSYGQSLICGTGWIDGWAVGIVANQRSIVKRKTGIQPSEKELQIGGVIYSDSADKGARFVELCNQKGIPLLFIQDVTGFMVGTRAERGGIIKDGAKMVNAVANSVVPKITLFTGNSFGAGNYAMCGKAYGARFLYAWPSATIAVMGGSQASKTLLSIQLRNREVPEEEKQEMLRRIESHYEHTSDPRYAAARLWVDAIIDPADTRAVISRSLACAALNPDLGEFKTGVLQT